In Cherax quadricarinatus isolate ZL_2023a chromosome 38, ASM3850222v1, whole genome shotgun sequence, a single genomic region encodes these proteins:
- the LOC128693017 gene encoding arylsulfatase A isoform X1, with amino-acid sequence MKRLFFLCFLANLLLGDVGRVGANEHELHEENAKKVPTEQVNFKEGGECWLDETCNLINDTLPNIIILLADDLGYGDLSFSGHPTSRTPQLDQLARESRFFTHFYVTSPVCSPSRASLLTGRVQVRSGVYPGVFTADNTLGLPRNETTIATLLKKKGYQTQIVGKWHLGVGAAREYLPIHFGFDQYLGLPYSQDMCPCDQCFPQGQPCYDHLCSYSKVSCPLFRNSRIIEQPAYLPTLTQRLVAQAKAFISDAAASQQPFFLYFSFHHVHHPQFASEEFYGKSERGVFGDALDELDWAVSEVVDQLTTLGLINSTLLWFTSDNGPSLRRHERGGCAGLLRCGKGTTWEGGVRVPAFVHWPPYITPGKTSGLASTLDILPTLASLVHLDTSNLTLDGVDLSPLLRDPLAKSPRKMYAVYPQSPEQSLGPFSVTNGTYKAHFYTIGSDLSDPDNYDPLCPASHPLTPHDPPLLYNLYHDPGERYNLANDSLYLPVLDMLREWREEHMKTMTWMEPRTTTTDPLAQPCCNQPSCQPFPECCDCPVITHPNHINSYHLQDKSTTPLGEAVGSANQRQVGMN; translated from the exons ATGAAACGTCTGTTTTTCCTCTGTTTCTTGGCGAATTTATTACTTGGTGACGTTGGAAGAGTAGGAGCCAATGAGCACGAACTGCATGAAGAAAATGCAAAGAAAGTGCCAACTGAGCAAGTGAACTtcaaggagggaggagagtgttggCTGGATGAGACTTGCAACTTGATCAACGATACACTACCAAACATCATCATCCTCTTAGCTGACGACCTGGGTTATGGCGACCTCAGTTTCTCAGGTCATCCCACCTCCAG GACGCCTCAGTTGGACCAGCTAGCCAGGGAGAGCAGGTTCTTCACTCATTTCTATGTGACCAGCCCCGTCTGCAGCCCCTCCAG GGCGTCGCTATTGACTGGGCGGGTGCAGGTGCGAAGCGGGGTGTACCCAGGAGTGTTCACCGCAGACAACACACTTGGTCTTCCTCGCAACGAGACGACCATTGCCACCCTCCTCAAGAAAAAG GGTTACCAGACTCAGATAGTGGGCAAGTGGCACTTGGGTGTGGGCGCCGCCAGAGAGTATCTACCTATACACTTCGGGTTTGACCAGTACCTAGGGCTGCCTTATTCCCAAGACATGTGTCCCTGCGATCAGTGTTTTCCACAGGGCCAGCCCTGCTATGACCACCTCTGCTCGTACTCCAAGGTTTCCTGCCCGCTCTTCAG AAATTCGAGAATCATAGAGCAGCCAGCATACCTGCCTACCCTGACACAGCGTCTGGTGGCCCAAGCAAAAGCTTTCATCTCTGATGCTGCCGCCTCACAACAACCATTCTTCCTCTACTTCTCTTTCCATCAT GTACATCACCCACAATTCGCCTCCGAGGAATTCTACGGGAAGAGTGAGCGAGGAGTATTCGGCGACGCCCTTGATGAACTGGACTGGGCTGTAAGCGAAGTGGTTGATCAACTCACCACTCTCGGCCTCATCAATTCTACTCTTCTTTGGTTCACCTCAGACAACGG ACCGAGCCTGAGGCGACATGAGCGAGGAGGGTGCGCTGGGCTGCTGCGTTGTGGGAAGGGCACCACCTGGGAGGGAGGTGTCAGGGTCCCTGCCTTCGTTCATTGGCCTCCCTACATCACACCGG GTAAAACGTCGGGTCTGGCATCAACACTGGATATACTCCCCACCCTAGCGTCTCTGGTTCACCTAGACACCTCTAACTTAACTTTGGACGGCGTCGACCTCTCGCCCCTCCTCAGGGATCCTCTCGCTAAG aGTCCTCGTAAGATGTACGCTGTGTATCCGCAGTCACCGGAGCAGTCCCTTGGACCCTTTTCCGTCACCAATGGTACTTATAAGGctcatttctacaccatagggtcAG ATCTGTCGGACCCTGACAACTACGACCCCTTGTGCCCTGCGAGccaccccctcacccctcacGACCCCCCGCTCCTCTACAACCTCTACCACGACCCCGGCGAACGATACAACTTGGCCAATGATTCCCTCTACCT ACCGGTGTTGGATATgttgagagagtggagagaggaaCACATGAAGACCATGACGTGGATGGAGCCCAGGACCACAACCACAGACCCTTTAGCTCAGCCCTGCTGCAACCAACCCTCCTGTCAGCCCTTCCCCGAGTGCTGTGACTGCCCTGTAATTACACATCCCAACCATATCAACAGCTACCACCTTCAGGATAAATCCACAACCCCTTTGGGAGAGGCCGTAGGTTCCGCAAACCAAAGGCAAGTGGGCATGAATTAA
- the LOC128693017 gene encoding arylsulfatase A isoform X3 encodes MKRLFFLCFLANLLLGDVGRVGANEHELHEENAKKVPTEQVNFKEGGECWLDETCNLINDTLPNIIILLADDLGYGDLSFSGHPTSRTPQLDQLARESRFFTHFYVTSPVCSPSRASLLTGRVQVRSGVYPGVFTADNTLGLPRNETTIATLLKKKGYQTQIVGKWHLGVGAAREYLPIHFGFDQYLGLPYSQDMCPCDQCFPQGQPCYDHLCSYSKVSCPLFRNSRIIEQPAYLPTLTQRLVAQAKAFISDAAASQQPFFLYFSFHHVHHPQFASEEFYGKSERGVFGDALDELDWAVSEVVDQLTTLGLINSTLLWFTSDNGPSLRRHERGGCAGLLRCGKGTTWEGGVRVPAFVHWPPYITPGKTSGLASTLDILPTLASLVHLDTSNLTLDGVDLSPLLRDPLAKICRTLTTTTPCALRATPSPLTTPRSSTTSTTTPANDTTWPMIPSTYRCWIC; translated from the exons ATGAAACGTCTGTTTTTCCTCTGTTTCTTGGCGAATTTATTACTTGGTGACGTTGGAAGAGTAGGAGCCAATGAGCACGAACTGCATGAAGAAAATGCAAAGAAAGTGCCAACTGAGCAAGTGAACTtcaaggagggaggagagtgttggCTGGATGAGACTTGCAACTTGATCAACGATACACTACCAAACATCATCATCCTCTTAGCTGACGACCTGGGTTATGGCGACCTCAGTTTCTCAGGTCATCCCACCTCCAG GACGCCTCAGTTGGACCAGCTAGCCAGGGAGAGCAGGTTCTTCACTCATTTCTATGTGACCAGCCCCGTCTGCAGCCCCTCCAG GGCGTCGCTATTGACTGGGCGGGTGCAGGTGCGAAGCGGGGTGTACCCAGGAGTGTTCACCGCAGACAACACACTTGGTCTTCCTCGCAACGAGACGACCATTGCCACCCTCCTCAAGAAAAAG GGTTACCAGACTCAGATAGTGGGCAAGTGGCACTTGGGTGTGGGCGCCGCCAGAGAGTATCTACCTATACACTTCGGGTTTGACCAGTACCTAGGGCTGCCTTATTCCCAAGACATGTGTCCCTGCGATCAGTGTTTTCCACAGGGCCAGCCCTGCTATGACCACCTCTGCTCGTACTCCAAGGTTTCCTGCCCGCTCTTCAG AAATTCGAGAATCATAGAGCAGCCAGCATACCTGCCTACCCTGACACAGCGTCTGGTGGCCCAAGCAAAAGCTTTCATCTCTGATGCTGCCGCCTCACAACAACCATTCTTCCTCTACTTCTCTTTCCATCAT GTACATCACCCACAATTCGCCTCCGAGGAATTCTACGGGAAGAGTGAGCGAGGAGTATTCGGCGACGCCCTTGATGAACTGGACTGGGCTGTAAGCGAAGTGGTTGATCAACTCACCACTCTCGGCCTCATCAATTCTACTCTTCTTTGGTTCACCTCAGACAACGG ACCGAGCCTGAGGCGACATGAGCGAGGAGGGTGCGCTGGGCTGCTGCGTTGTGGGAAGGGCACCACCTGGGAGGGAGGTGTCAGGGTCCCTGCCTTCGTTCATTGGCCTCCCTACATCACACCGG GTAAAACGTCGGGTCTGGCATCAACACTGGATATACTCCCCACCCTAGCGTCTCTGGTTCACCTAGACACCTCTAACTTAACTTTGGACGGCGTCGACCTCTCGCCCCTCCTCAGGGATCCTCTCGCTAAG ATCTGTCGGACCCTGACAACTACGACCCCTTGTGCCCTGCGAGccaccccctcacccctcacGACCCCCCGCTCCTCTACAACCTCTACCACGACCCCGGCGAACGATACAACTTGGCCAATGATTCCCTCTACCT ACCGGTGTTGGATATgttga
- the LOC128693017 gene encoding arylsulfatase A isoform X2, with translation MKRLFFLCFLANLLLGDVGRVGANEHELHEENAKKVPTEQVNFKEGGECWLDETCNLINDTLPNIIILLADDLGYGDLSFSGHPTSRTPQLDQLARESRFFTHFYVTSPVCSPSRASLLTGRVQVRSGVYPGVFTADNTLGLPRNETTIATLLKKKGYQTQIVGKWHLGVGAAREYLPIHFGFDQYLGLPYSQDMCPCDQCFPQGQPCYDHLCSYSKVSCPLFRNSRIIEQPAYLPTLTQRLVAQAKAFISDAAASQQPFFLYFSFHHVHHPQFASEEFYGKSERGVFGDALDELDWAVSEVVDQLTTLGLINSTLLWFTSDNGPSLRRHERGGCAGLLRCGKGTTWEGGVRVPAFVHWPPYITPGKTSGLASTLDILPTLASLVHLDTSNLTLDGVDLSPLLRDPLAKSPRKMYAVYPQSPEQSLGPFSVTNDLSDPDNYDPLCPASHPLTPHDPPLLYNLYHDPGERYNLANDSLYLPVLDMLREWREEHMKTMTWMEPRTTTTDPLAQPCCNQPSCQPFPECCDCPVITHPNHINSYHLQDKSTTPLGEAVGSANQRQVGMN, from the exons ATGAAACGTCTGTTTTTCCTCTGTTTCTTGGCGAATTTATTACTTGGTGACGTTGGAAGAGTAGGAGCCAATGAGCACGAACTGCATGAAGAAAATGCAAAGAAAGTGCCAACTGAGCAAGTGAACTtcaaggagggaggagagtgttggCTGGATGAGACTTGCAACTTGATCAACGATACACTACCAAACATCATCATCCTCTTAGCTGACGACCTGGGTTATGGCGACCTCAGTTTCTCAGGTCATCCCACCTCCAG GACGCCTCAGTTGGACCAGCTAGCCAGGGAGAGCAGGTTCTTCACTCATTTCTATGTGACCAGCCCCGTCTGCAGCCCCTCCAG GGCGTCGCTATTGACTGGGCGGGTGCAGGTGCGAAGCGGGGTGTACCCAGGAGTGTTCACCGCAGACAACACACTTGGTCTTCCTCGCAACGAGACGACCATTGCCACCCTCCTCAAGAAAAAG GGTTACCAGACTCAGATAGTGGGCAAGTGGCACTTGGGTGTGGGCGCCGCCAGAGAGTATCTACCTATACACTTCGGGTTTGACCAGTACCTAGGGCTGCCTTATTCCCAAGACATGTGTCCCTGCGATCAGTGTTTTCCACAGGGCCAGCCCTGCTATGACCACCTCTGCTCGTACTCCAAGGTTTCCTGCCCGCTCTTCAG AAATTCGAGAATCATAGAGCAGCCAGCATACCTGCCTACCCTGACACAGCGTCTGGTGGCCCAAGCAAAAGCTTTCATCTCTGATGCTGCCGCCTCACAACAACCATTCTTCCTCTACTTCTCTTTCCATCAT GTACATCACCCACAATTCGCCTCCGAGGAATTCTACGGGAAGAGTGAGCGAGGAGTATTCGGCGACGCCCTTGATGAACTGGACTGGGCTGTAAGCGAAGTGGTTGATCAACTCACCACTCTCGGCCTCATCAATTCTACTCTTCTTTGGTTCACCTCAGACAACGG ACCGAGCCTGAGGCGACATGAGCGAGGAGGGTGCGCTGGGCTGCTGCGTTGTGGGAAGGGCACCACCTGGGAGGGAGGTGTCAGGGTCCCTGCCTTCGTTCATTGGCCTCCCTACATCACACCGG GTAAAACGTCGGGTCTGGCATCAACACTGGATATACTCCCCACCCTAGCGTCTCTGGTTCACCTAGACACCTCTAACTTAACTTTGGACGGCGTCGACCTCTCGCCCCTCCTCAGGGATCCTCTCGCTAAG aGTCCTCGTAAGATGTACGCTGTGTATCCGCAGTCACCGGAGCAGTCCCTTGGACCCTTTTCCGTCACCAATG ATCTGTCGGACCCTGACAACTACGACCCCTTGTGCCCTGCGAGccaccccctcacccctcacGACCCCCCGCTCCTCTACAACCTCTACCACGACCCCGGCGAACGATACAACTTGGCCAATGATTCCCTCTACCT ACCGGTGTTGGATATgttgagagagtggagagaggaaCACATGAAGACCATGACGTGGATGGAGCCCAGGACCACAACCACAGACCCTTTAGCTCAGCCCTGCTGCAACCAACCCTCCTGTCAGCCCTTCCCCGAGTGCTGTGACTGCCCTGTAATTACACATCCCAACCATATCAACAGCTACCACCTTCAGGATAAATCCACAACCCCTTTGGGAGAGGCCGTAGGTTCCGCAAACCAAAGGCAAGTGGGCATGAATTAA